A window of the Bacillus sp. A301a_S52 genome harbors these coding sequences:
- a CDS encoding methionine ABC transporter ATP-binding protein: MISLQKIAKTFQTKDGDVTAVDHVDLTVDEGEIFGIIGYSGAGKSTLIRLLNMLETPSSGDITVAGKNMTTLTKKELRKARQEIGMIFQHFNLLWSRTVEENIAFPLEIKGVSKGEKKKRVQELITLVGLEGRGGSYPAQLSGGQKQRVGIARALATNPKVLLCDEATSALDPKTTDSILDLLVDINKKLSLTIILITHEMHVIRKICHRVAVMENGQIVEEGPVLDVFRSPKEDMTKEFVKQVTEPEETEEAIAHLFKDDGIGHVLQLTFVGSDAKRSLITDVVRRFDISISILQGKISQTRDGSYGSLFVNVTGEKPVIEEAITYIKEQKVDVEVIHYV, encoded by the coding sequence ATGATTTCGTTACAAAAAATAGCAAAAACGTTTCAAACGAAAGACGGTGACGTGACCGCTGTTGACCACGTTGATTTAACTGTCGATGAAGGCGAAATTTTCGGAATTATCGGTTATAGCGGAGCTGGTAAAAGTACGTTAATTCGTTTACTAAATATGCTTGAGACTCCCTCCTCAGGTGATATAACGGTAGCGGGTAAAAACATGACGACCCTTACTAAAAAAGAACTCCGAAAAGCTCGTCAAGAAATCGGTATGATCTTCCAACACTTTAATCTTCTTTGGTCACGCACTGTGGAAGAAAACATTGCCTTTCCATTGGAAATAAAAGGTGTTTCGAAAGGCGAGAAGAAAAAGCGAGTACAAGAGCTCATTACGCTCGTTGGGCTTGAAGGGCGAGGGGGATCTTATCCTGCTCAACTGAGTGGCGGACAAAAACAAAGAGTTGGAATAGCAAGGGCGTTAGCTACTAACCCAAAGGTCTTGCTATGTGATGAAGCTACCTCGGCTTTAGATCCAAAAACGACGGATTCTATTTTAGATCTGTTAGTAGACATTAATAAAAAATTAAGCTTAACGATCATACTTATTACGCATGAAATGCACGTTATCCGAAAAATTTGTCATCGCGTGGCCGTCATGGAAAACGGTCAAATTGTTGAAGAAGGACCGGTTCTTGATGTATTTAGGAGCCCGAAGGAAGACATGACAAAAGAATTTGTTAAGCAAGTGACGGAGCCTGAAGAAACAGAGGAAGCAATAGCGCATCTGTTTAAAGATGACGGCATCGGACACGTCTTACAGCTTACATTTGTAGGAAGTGATGCTAAACGCTCGCTTATTACGGATGTTGTGAGGCGTTTTGATATCTCTATCAGTATTTTACAAGGGAAGATCTCACAGACGAGGGACGGATCGTACGGGTCATTGTTTGTGAATGTGACTGGCGAAAAGCCTGTGATTGAAGAAGCGATCACCTACATTAAAGAACAAAAAGTAGACGTGGAGGTGATCCACTATGTTTGA